Within the Legionella pneumophila subsp. pneumophila str. Philadelphia 1 genome, the region AGCCGATTTTATCAAAGAAACGATTGGCCGCGGCAAGTACACTTTTGTCTTCAGAGCTAAGTCTGGCTTCATTAAGTCGGCTTTCCTGATTAGATCTTCTCTTCTGAATAAATACATCGTCCATCAAAACACCTAAATCAGGTGCAGGCGTTAATTTTGGCCCCACATCCAGTTTTTTGCTATCTCCAGCAAGAAAACGAACGATTTTTCCCCCTATTGAATCAGAATAATCTGAAACAGTATCAAGAACTCCAGCTGCCTTGGCAATATTATCAACTTGCTCTGCCAGCTGCGTATAGTATTTATTCATTTGTTCAAGAGCGGGATCGGTCAGTAAACCTGGTTTTAAACCCATGCTTTCTTCAACCATTTCCAGCTCTGAAATCAATTGGGGTAAAATATTATGTTTAATGTCTTCAAGCTTAGCGACAGCATCCAAATAAGCTTGTTTTGTCAGAGGAGCACCGGCATTAACCAAATCAGTACTATGGGCAATTAATCTTTTGACTATTGAAAGATAGCTTGGGATTGCTAATAGCCCACTCTTGGAACTGAGTTGTTCAAAATAATATTTTGTTTCATTTGCCTTTTTTATCATTGCGGATTGATAGTCTTCAGCACTGGTAATTGATTTGGTGGCAATCCCTGATGCCCCGGTAGCGATTAATTTTTGTAACTCCTCGAAGTAATGAGGCAATTCAAAAATAAGGTTACTGAGTTTACCCAAACTTTCTGACTCGGTTGGCTTTTCAGTTGGAAGCATATTGACTACACCAGCAAGCACTGCCCCGGCACTCTCCTCAGGATGCTCCGGAGCAAAATTTCCTAATGCCTTACTGGCTAAAGCCATTTGTGGTAATAATTTTTGGATATGTGGGCCTACTATATCTTGTATGTCCGAATTACTGTGATTGATTAGTTGAAGAGCCGCATAAATTTCATGCACCGCTTTATAACTGACCATGACTGCATCTTTAGCGATCATGGCAGTGTACCTATCACGACTGATATCAATATTTTCAATAGCTCGAAACGACTTTTCAGCATTTTCCAGAGCATTAAGCAATTTTTTCAGAACAGCGACTTGGGTAGGATCAGTCGTGTTAACTTTAAAAGGGGCATTGGGGTTATCTCGTTCAAAATAAGTAGCCAATTCCTCAGAAAAATGGGTTTTATCGGTAATCGATTTTAACAAACCATCTTTTATTGTTTTACAAGTATCAGCTATTTTTAAATCTTCTTTTAAATAGATGATGTAGGTTTCAATGGTTCTTTTCATGCCACATCAACCAGCAAATGAACAATCTATATTATTAATATAGTTGATTCATGCCAGTATAGTGGTTTTTTCTCTCAAAATTTACTTCACTTTGAATCAATATTGCGCAAAAACGGGGCATTAGTACGTCATATCAGATGATGTCTTTTCTTTTTTCTCCTCAGTTCCCCATAACCATGAGGTGAGAAAATTCAAGCTAAAAAAGCCAAAACCACTACTTACTGAAGGTTGAATTTGATTTTTTTGCATTTCGCGTTTGCGGTAAAAATTATAAACTTTTATCTGTTGATAGAGTTCATCAAACACCACTACATCATCAATGGATAATTTTTTGCCTGTTTCATCTTTATTACCCGTTGCGATAAGAAAGTTACTTAATGCTTCTTGATCATATACTTTCCCTTGGGCAGTAATGACAGGTGTTTTGATAAGCGTTTTACTTATTGGGCAAAGAAATATATCCGGAATTTCAGTGTATTCTTTTTGGCGTGCAGCAACCCGAGCATTTTGCACTAATCTGTTTTTTAATTTTTCATAGTTCGTTTGTGTCTCAACAAATCTATTGACTATAATCAATAACTCGGGGAATGGTTGCAAATCTTTAGCCGTTAAGGGTTTACGGCTTTGTGGGTCTTCTTTTTTCGTTTCTAACCATTTTAAAATAGAGGATTTATTATAAACAAAACCTTCTGGTGTGATCACGGGATCTTTTAGAAATCCGCTGTCAATAGGGCAAGTCAGCATTGTTGGTGTTGTTTCTGGATGAGATAAATTGGCCTCTAATGCTGCTTCTCTTAAGTATTTACTTTTATGATCAATATCAAAAGGATTTCGTGTCGCCATTTCTATTCTATACCCCAACTAAATGATGCAATATTTTACCATTAGATTTATTTTTATGCAATTTATTTGTTTTATAGGTGAATCACTCCTTCATTATTTGTGCTTTCGCTAATAAAGAGCACCGTATCTCAAGCTGCCAGTAAAAAAGACTACATGCTTATAGTGGTTCGAGGAAGGTCCCCCAATCAATTGCTCACATAATTGTTTGTTTAAAAATCACAAAGTCAAAATTAACTACTATAATAAAACTATAAGAAATTAAATTCTGTTTGAAACTTGCTGAAATTATGACAAAAAGCCGTAAATTAAAAAGGAATTTACTGGAAATATCAAAGACTGAGGCAGGACAATATTCTGTTAGTGCGCCTGAGCACAAAGGGTTGGTGCTAAGTGGCGGCGGAGCGAAAGGCATATCCTATTTGGGTATGATTCAAGCCTTACAAGAGCGCGGAAAAATAAAAAATCTGACCCATGTTAGCGGAGCATCTGCCGGAGCAATGACGGCGAGTATATTAGCCGTTGGCATGGATATCAAAGACATCAAAAAACTGATTGAGGGATTGGACATCACCAAGCTATTAGATAATAGCGGAGTAGGTTTTCGTGCGAGAGGAGATCGTTTTCGTAACATTCTGGATGTCATTTACATGATGCAAATGAAAAAACATTTAGAAAGCGTGCAGCAACCCATTCCTCCAGAACAACAGATGAATTATGGCATACTTAAACAAAAAATAGCTCTCTATGAAGACAAGTTATCAAGAGCAGGGATTGTGATAAATAATGTAGACGATATTATCAACTTGACAAAATCAGTAAAAGATTTGGAAAAACTTGATAAAGCACTTAATAGTATTCCTACTGAGTTGAAAGGCGCCAAAGGAGAACAACTTGAAAATCCTCGTCTAACTCTTGGTGACTTGGGCCGCTTAAGAGAGTTGCTGCCTGAGGAAAATAAACATCTAATTAAAAACTTGTCTGTAGTTGTAACTAATCAAACAAAGCATGAGCTGGAACGCTACAGTGAAGACACAACTCCTCAACAATCTATAGCACAAGTTGTCCAGTGGTCTGGGGCCCATCCGGTACTTTTCGTACCTGGCAGAAATGCCAAGGGTGAATACATCGCTGATGGAGGAATTCTGGACAATATGCCGGAAATTGAAGGGCTTGACAGAGAAGAGGTGCTTTGTGTCAAAGCAGAGGCAGGCACCGCATTTGAAGATCGCGTTAATAAGGCCAAGCAAAGTGCTATGGAAGCGATAAGCTGGTTTAAGGCACGCATGGATTCTTTGGTTGAGGCTACAATAGGTGGAAAATGGCTTCATGCCACTTCATCCGTGTTAAATCGTGAAAAAGTCTATTATAACATTGATAATATGATTTACATTAATACAGGGGAAGTCACAACCACAAACACCTCTCCAACACCTGAACAAAGAGCGCGCGCTGTAAAAAATGGCTACGATCAGACAATGCAATTACTGGATTCTCACAAGCAAACATTTGATCATCCATTAATGGCAATACTTTATATCGGACATGATAAACTCAAGGATGCATTGATTGATGAGAAATCAGAGAAAGAGATTTTTGAGGCATCAGCGCATGCACAAGCTATTTTGCATC harbors:
- the lubX gene encoding Dot/Icm T4SS effector E3 ubiquitin ligase LubX/LegU2; translated protein: MGYRIEMATRNPFDIDHKSKYLREAALEANLSHPETTPTMLTCPIDSGFLKDPVITPEGFVYNKSSILKWLETKKEDPQSRKPLTAKDLQPFPELLIIVNRFVETQTNYEKLKNRLVQNARVAARQKEYTEIPDIFLCPISKTLIKTPVITAQGKVYDQEALSNFLIATGNKDETGKKLSIDDVVVFDELYQQIKVYNFYRKREMQKNQIQPSVSSGFGFFSLNFLTSWLWGTEEKKEKTSSDMTY
- the vipD gene encoding Dot/Icm type IV secretion system effector VipD — protein: MKLAEIMTKSRKLKRNLLEISKTEAGQYSVSAPEHKGLVLSGGGAKGISYLGMIQALQERGKIKNLTHVSGASAGAMTASILAVGMDIKDIKKLIEGLDITKLLDNSGVGFRARGDRFRNILDVIYMMQMKKHLESVQQPIPPEQQMNYGILKQKIALYEDKLSRAGIVINNVDDIINLTKSVKDLEKLDKALNSIPTELKGAKGEQLENPRLTLGDLGRLRELLPEENKHLIKNLSVVVTNQTKHELERYSEDTTPQQSIAQVVQWSGAHPVLFVPGRNAKGEYIADGGILDNMPEIEGLDREEVLCVKAEAGTAFEDRVNKAKQSAMEAISWFKARMDSLVEATIGGKWLHATSSVLNREKVYYNIDNMIYINTGEVTTTNTSPTPEQRARAVKNGYDQTMQLLDSHKQTFDHPLMAILYIGHDKLKDALIDEKSEKEIFEASAHAQAILHLQEQIVKEMNDGDYSSVQNYLDQIEDILTVDAKMDDIQKEKAFALCIKQVNFLSEGKLETYLNKVEAEAKAAAEPSWATKILNLLWAPIEWVVSLFKGPAQDFKVEVQPEPVKVSTSENQETVSNQKDINPAVEYRKIIAEVRREHTDPSPSLQEKERVGLSTTFGGH